tctgtgattctgtgactcccGCAGTCTTTCCAATGTTTCAGAGACTGGTATTGCCTTTCGTATTGTTTCTCAACATATTTCTTGGCCTGCTTTATTGCAAGTTCACATTAGTCTGCCAAAGTTACATGTCCTTTCAACTTTCCTCGTTTAGACATGACTTTTTAACGCTGCCTTCCTGTTCTATGGGACGCCCTTACCTGCAGGCACTGTGTCTGGTGCACATGTGTGCGTAAGAAAAACAGTGTCTTTCAACGTGTAGCCAACCAAGGAAAGGTTCCCTTGGGCATACGtgtctaaatgaaaaaaatgcagtggacGTACATCTCTGATGTTTCCCGAGTGTGTGCAGGGGGAAGGGAACAACTGTGACAAACTGCTCTTAAAACAAGATCCCAAACAGCCCCTCACTCTTCTCTAAAGATGTCCGCATGGTCTGGAGTCAGCAGATTCATGTCAGCTGTAATTTTGGGCTACGATGACCAGATGCCACCCTGGGGGCCATGTTTTTGCCACTCCTTGACTCACCCATCACACAGCAGCCTGGGAGCACCagtaaatgttctttttcttgtagCTCACCTGGTGTTGGACACCTCATCTCCAACAGCTGCTTGCTAACATGCGATGCACTTTCTCTGTGCACATGTGGTGATAAAAATACAGGGTAAAGAGATCCAGATTCTGCTGTGGTGCCCCGTGCTCCATCTGCTCTGCTGGGTTTTTCAGCAGACACGTGATAGTCTTGCTGCAGGCTTCCTACAACAGCTTCTCTGTGCTTGGGGCTGTGATGTCCCTAGtatggagggggtggggggagtttaTACACTAAATTCATAAACAGTATCACAGCACTCACAAGCTTCCCAACACTGGCACAGACATAGAGAAGGTGGAACAACAGGGCGAGGAAGCTGATTACAGACAGAACTTCTTTAAGCAAGTTGATGGCAAGAAAACTTGCCCCAGTGACTCATCACTGTCATGCTCCGTTCCTCAGCTAAAAGCAGCACTCAATCAAGTCCAACAGCTCTCCTGAATCCTTGGTGTATCCTTTCACAAGAACCAGATTTGCTTCCTAATAAGCTTATCTCAATCTTCAGGGGGGACAGCAAAGCCCTGAGGATAAAATTCAGCAGGCATCAACATATGTCTGCACCATCTCCACAGCGCACTGTGCAGCCCCTGGGAGGCATTCTGCTCCTCAGGTGAGAGGTGGTGTGGTTTTACAACAGGGGTCTTTCCTAGTCTTCTAAAACTtcgtgaaaaataaaaatatacattaatttCTCTCCTCCTACCCTCACAAGTCCAAAGCATTTCCCCAGCTGGCCTGGCAGTACCAAGTAACCCGGTCCACCCCCTAGGTCTAGTGTAGGGGTGCCCCAAAGTGTCTTTTGTTCCAGGGCCAAATGCAGTTTTACCCAGTAGGAGACAAATCAGGCATCTCCAGTTCTCTACTGGCATGGCCCAGTACGGCCCCACCTGCTGGGTATGCACCATCCTCTCCACGCAGGCTGCACGTGTATCGACCTCGGAAACGGCACCCACACGTCCGCCTCATCACACGTCCACCTGTAAGGCACATCTAGCCAGGTTACCTCCTGCTagtaaaagaagcagaaagaggCCAATCAAAGTTTTTAGAAGTAATTTATAAAGAACGTTTACATTCAGTAGTACAAAATGATATATAAGCATCCCTCCTGATCACCTGCAGAGGAGTGGCAAGGTTGTACTCAGATTAAAGAAACGTGACAGAATACAGAACATGTACTTCGAACTTCAAATCAAGGTTTCAGAGACAAACTATTTTCAGCAAACACAAATTTAAATGATGATGCAGGAGCAGATGCTCCTCCCAAAGCATGTTACTGCCCAGGAAATCACTCGCACTGCAACCACGTTTTCCTCTCTGAAATTATCCAATGTCTTTTGACTGAAACCTAAGATGAGCACATACAGGCTCAGGTCAAAGCTCTCTCAGTCACATCTCAGGTGATCTGAGCGGATTGCTGAAAACCCTCTTGTCCTTCTATgctgtcttttaattttattgcCTTTTAGCATGTGCACCACCTCCTCAAATCAGGCATTTCCTTGGTCCATGTCCCCCTCCCCCCAGTTAGTACTGGCCCTTACTGGGCACATATAGGCAAGTGTCTGCATGGCCTTGGCAGTCTAAGTCCCTGCACTCATTGCAGTGAATCTGTTAATACTTTGGTTTCATAGATTAATTTATCAAACAGAAATTCGTGTCATACTAATTTAACTCTTTTAAGGTGTTACGGAATCTGAAGTCTAGGACTACACACGCTGTAAGATATAGGACAGCTACACAAACTGAATTCAAACTGCGTCATGACTTCATGGACTATTGCTTTAAACTTGCTATTCTTGATACATCCAGGTAAAGGCCCCAGAGTTAGAAGGCCATGTTAAAGCATTATTCCATAAAGTTCAGCAGATCTCTGGATCCTTTTCCCTCTGAGGATAGGGGAAATGTACTCCTTTCTTGCCACAAGCTAACTCTGTAAACACTTCCCACTGTGCCAATCACACCAGGTGTAAACATGAGCACTTAAATCACTGTTGTCTTCCAGATTATCTAGTTTCTTGTCACCTCCCTTCTCACAACAGCATTTCCTTCCAAGACAGGTTTAAAGGATTACCTGACAGTTGAGACACAGCTGCCTGGATTTTCCAGCTCTTCCAACTACAGTTTGGGTGGGTACCCTCCCCAGTCTGGGTTTTGGAGTTCCCACCTTTGTGGCAATAATGCTGACAACAGAAGGGACTGACATCCACACCATTACAAAACTGGTCACGTGGCACACGGCAGCATtttctttgagaagaaaatgttttctcatatGTCTTTCCAAAGCTTTCATTCCACTATGCTCAGTTTAAATTTTCTGAGTGTGTACAGGGCACCTGTCTTCTTAAAAGAGGTGGCCCCGTATTAAGATTTAGAGTCTCACACTTGTTAGTCATAAACATTAATGGCAATGGGCCAAGGCCTCCAGAGGCTGATCCAGGCTAAATAACATTAGGTGGTTAAGACTTGACGTTGCCAGAGTTtatccacctttttttttttaaagtattttttaagatTAACACATTTAACAACAGCTATGGTACAGCCTAATACAAGTCAAAACACTTTGATCCCTTTCTATCTTACAACCTATAGTAAGCTTTTACTGAAGAAAGACCAAAAACTTCCTTCAAATATCACTGACTATAAACACTTTGTTTATGGGAAGCAGGAATTCAGTTATGATACTGCAATTGCACTCCATTTTATCTACACAATGAGCAAAACTGTTTCTAAAGATGGTTGACTCATTAAAGACCAGCTCAGAAGCACACGAGCAGTAGTTATCTCTCCTTGACGTGGCCATTGGTGAGGTGGGTTCTGTTGTTCAGTGGCTCAGATCCATTCCTCTGCATATAACTGTTGCTGGTGACGTTGCTGAAATACGTGATCCcgtttttctccttttccctaatcttttctctttcttcatcctTGTCACTTTCTTCTGTGTCACTTCTCATGTCCTTTTCCATCTACAGAAACACGTGAATGAGAAGCAATACAAACATGGAAGTCTGCACAAGCAGCAGTGCTACCTGAGCCACAGACAACATTCCTCTGCTGCTTCAGCCACGTGCCTTTGGCACAGCTCTACTGTGTCCTTCCAGCTTTTATATCACTTTTGGAAACAGATTCTCTCCACCTCTTTTATTTCAGTCTCGGCAGAATCCTAGCTGTGACCCTGATAAACATTAGGAATTACTGCACAGGCTGAGAAGCAGCACCAAACCACAGATGCCCAGCACTGAGGAAAACCACGTAAGACCGAGGGGATCCACACTGCTGCTTTGGGCATCAGCATGTGgaagagggatggggagaggcagTTAATCAAACTCTTTAACATCTTCCAAAAGGGACAAGGAGATAGCTTCTGACCACTGGGTGGCTGCAGGTTGAGCTTTGGACAGTTGGAAAGGATATGCTCAACACAAAGCCACTCAAGTCTGATGACACTCAGTTTTACGTTCAGGTTTTTCCTCTCGTTATTGACTGAGAGATCTGTAATTcacttttataaatatttaattcattGCCTTAAAAGGGAGACAAAGCTGAAACACTATGATAAAATGAGTTTAGAAAAAGCAGCCCAGCACTTGCTGGCTTCCCAGGCTGTTTCTACTCTGCAATACAAGATGCCAAAATTGGGGACAAATTCAGTGACATACTCCTTGTTGGAAATAGTGCTCTGAGGGAAAGCAGCAAACCCCTTCTGTGACCTGGGCTTTGGAAACTGCTCAGGGGCATGTGAGCTGCTGCACCAACACCTGTACTCTCCATTCACTCCGTTCTTCTGGGGCTATCTCCTGGATCATATTAAGAAGTCTGTTTGGTCTGGTGCTCTTTCTAGAGATCACTACACCCAAATGCAGACGAGGTTTGTAATAATCTAAACCTGCACTGAGTTCAAACTTCCCCCAAGGACAACATGGGTAGGAGATGCTGCCTTTTGTGAACAACCTGGACCTCATGTCATTCTGGAACTGGCAGTTCAGGAACTACGCAGCAGTCCTAACCTGCAGCATAAGGACAAATAATAATTGATATTCCTAAACTTATCCATTCATGGCTACAGAATGTAGCTGAGGCCTTAAACCCAGCAGGATTCACAAAGGAACTATATAGCTGCATGAATTACAACAATGTTATCTCAGGCTGCCTGTATGAGGGAAAGAAACTGGTACTTCAGGATTTAGGCTCACATCTAATTATTGGGAATTAGGGGGCATCATGTGAGAGGGTGGTGCAGATAATCCTGTAGCCAGAGAGGGAAACTGGAGATTAGAAAGGCCCATGAGAAGAATGTGAACTGACTGGAGTGAGAACTTCATGTCTCTCAAAAAGGGGAGAATGTCCTGTGTTCTTGCTGACACTGCTTTGGGCTACTAAATATCATCACTGAAACAGATCTGTTAGGAGAATTTTTCCTTGCTATTCACTGCTTGATATGGAAAGGTCTCAAATGTATTTTTGCATCAAATGTGGCAGATGATTTTtagataaaacaggaaaaattctgGATATGCTTCActatttttctctctgatttcttTCTAATAAGGCTATTTATTACCTCATCATTTCACACTGTAATGACTGCAGCGGTAATTCAGCCCACACAAGAATTAGGAAAACAACAGAAGGGCATTTTCAGTtgcatcttcattttctgcccTGTGAAGTTTCCGTTTCCTGATTTGCAAATAATTTGGTCTGTGCTACCTTAAGGGAAGGCAGACAAAGAAAATGTGGACAATATGGATGAAGATGAGTCTTTAATCCTTGTTCTCAGTTCCTGTAAGACAGAATTGCCCAGTTGGATACTGATAAAACAACTCATCCTGGGCTATGAGGTCAACTCCCACAAGGCACTGACTCCTGGACTGTGTCCTTGGCATGTGGCCAATCTAATGCCATTAGGCCATGTCTTTGATTTTGGAAGAATTTCATGCTGAGCAGCAGTTTGATCTCACAGCAAATACTGCAGGCTGTGGTCAGGAAGAGCGGGATGCATTTCATTTAAGTTTATACAGCTGCATCTCAGACATTTATCTAGGGTTGCTCTATGACTGATACAGCACTACTTGGGTGCAATCTTGAATGGTTTGGACATGCCTGTTTACCTCTACTGCTACAGAAAGAGTCCAGACAGCTAGTTTAGACAGAAATATCTCCTCTACAGACACCTACAGCACCGTAAGACAATCCATACAAAACATGtattaatgatctggatggtGGGGCAGGGTGTACCCTCAGCAAGACTGCTGAAGACACAAAACTGcaaggagtggctgatatgccagaggattgtgctgccatccagagggacctggataagtgggctgacaggaaccttgGAAAGTTCCACGAGAGGAAGCgtgaagtcctgcacctggggaggaacaaccccaggaaCCAGTTACATGCTGGGGGCGAACCAGCTTTTCTAAGAAAAACCTGGAGGTCCTGGCggacaccaagttgaacgtgagccagcaatgaGCCCTTGCCCTTCCTGGCCTGCATTAGGAGAGCTGCCAGCAGGCcgagggaggtgatctttcctctctactcagcgctggtgaggccacatctggagtgttgtgtccagttctgggctcctcggtacaagagagacatggacacactggGGAGAATCCAGTGAAGGGCTACAaagatgaagggactggagcacctcacctaggaggaaaggctgagagagctgggactgttcatcctggagaagggaaggctcagggggatgtTATCAGTGTATATTAATACCTGAGAGCGTAAAGAAGACTaagccaggcttttctcagtagtgcccagtgacaggacaagaggcagcgggcacaaactgaaacacaggaggttccctctgcacatcaggaaacacttttttactgagagggtgaccaagcactggcacagagtgcccagagaggttgttgagtctctgtccttggagataccCAAAGCCGTCTGGACACGGtgctgggcaacctgctctaggtgaccttGCTTGAGCCAGGGCATATGGACAAGACttccagaggtaccttccaacctcagccattctgtgatctCAGTAACACTGTAATTAAAAATTCTGTACTATAAGGGAAGCACTTTTGCACTGGCCTCACTGTCATGACAACTTTCCCTGTCTTGATTTCTTAGGTTTTGTTACAAACGCAAATCATACTGGACCAAGTGCTGGGATCCTTACTCAGATGTCACTGGCTTTGTTCACAGAAATCTCCCCTGGAGTCCAATCCACATTTTTCTTGGATACAAGCACCAGAAGTGGACCCAATGTTGTAGTGACTCAtaacaattttactttttttgggtCAACTTTCCCTAATAATGAGTGTTCCTTTCACCTCACTTACATGTGTAATTTCACTAGGGCAAGAAGGAATCCATCCCAGATGAATCCCTGTGCTCCCAGGCAGCCTAGGTGGACCCTCCCTCCCCATGTGATGTACAGGGAACTACAAACTGATCCATACCGTGCCCTGGAGGATGAACTTGTAGACCATGTGAATAATTAGGCAGGACCAGAAGACATGGAGCAGCTGCAGAATTATCAGGAGAGCATTCACGAAGTAGTATCCAAAGAAGGGTTGGAATATCTCCATGGAGTAATAGTAGGTGTTATAGAGCACTCTGCAAGAGAGAGGGAATTGCAGTGGAGGGAAAGTGTGTTGTTAGTAGGGCTGGAATTAAGCCCCAGAAAGCTCTAGTCACAGAGGAAGTTTCAGGTCAGTCACCTCCTTCTTATATGTAACACATGTGAGCCAACATTCAGCTCCCCACCAGAAATAAGCGGGGTAGAGCCACAGGCCAAGGactcctcctctgcagcacacTTCAGGACTTTAAGGCTACTGTATGAACTCCAAGGCAGACCACTCTAGTTTACCCCAAGGCAGGTGCAACAGCCATGTGGCACTGTAGCCTATGCAGAGGGCAGGGACATACGCTCAAGGACTGAAAAAGCAAAGGGTGCAGCAAAAGATTCAGAACCCAGCTGAATTATCCTGTCTCTCAGAAGGcagcttttccatttctcttgACTGCAGCAGACTCACGTGTAGGGGAAAATGACCAGGCGGCTGATGAGGAAAACAGCTGAGAAGATCATAAAGAGGCTGTCACaagtttttttccacttcatgtAATTGAATATCTTAGTTGgctaaaaggagaaagaacaatAAAACAGCAGGTCACAACAGTGCATCTGCACATGCTCCAGGAGGCTAATGAGCCACATATGATACAATCTACACGCAGGTAATCATGGCTCTCCACAGGGCACCCCAGGCTGGGTCAGGAGATCAGCACTGAGTTATCAGTGAGACATCATAATGCTTGGCCCATACTGTGCTAGATCAAAAGACAGCCTTTGGCTGAAGAGCACCGTTGCTAGCTAGGCTTTGCCTGGCAGGTAGGTTGTGGAGCTCACCTCTAGGAAGCAGTCAGAAGCATCATGAATCACCAGCACCAGAGTCCCGATGCGGATGTAATTGGCACAGTATGAAAAACTGATCAGGAAGATGGTTGCAGCGTGATGGACTATCTGCTCCTTGAAATCCTGATGAGGAAGGGCATGGCAGAGAATAAAATACATAATGCACCTTCTGCCCTGGTTAAAGCATGCCTCCTGCAGGTAGCAGTGACTAAGAAACCTCCCACTGTAAGGACTTACCCATGTAACTCTTTTACCAAACACATTCTAGAAGTGCAGGCAACTAAGAGACAGAGTAATGAAGAGTTTATGGTGTAAAACGAGGATCTCACAACAAAGAACACTCTCTCCCTCCACCAGTAATGATCTGATGATGGTGCAAATTATCAGTACAAATTCAACATGAAGAGCGTTCCCTTTCTGTCACAAAGCAGTGCCCGTATCCCTGCTCTGTGCCCCTGTCCATGCCAGTTTGCATATTCATCTCACACCCCCAGGCTCGCTGATGGAGACTCATGACACCTTGTATCACTTCTAAGGGTATACTCACAGCCTCAGCGCACGTGTATGCCTGTGTAACCACACATCACCCTGCCTGTCGGGGCGCTGGCACCTAGGAACACGTGCAGCTCAACTGGCAGAGAATCGTCTCTTTGCCTGCCTCTACGATCAGTGCAGCCTGCAGAATCCCAGAAGACGACTTTAAAGTTTGGATTTTAAGTTTGGATTGAGAACTCTGCAGTAGTTTGCACCTTtcttgtgtccagttctgggctcctcggtacaagagagacatggacacactggGGAGAATCCAGTGAAGGGCTACAAagctgaagggactggagcacctcacctAGGAGGAAAGGCTCCAGGGTTTGTGTCCTCTGCTTCCCAGAAGGAAGCCAGTGACTGGGAATGGAAATCCCTGGGAATGAGCAAGGACAGAGACCCTCAAAACCTCAGACTACCACTACTCATGTGCTCTCAGAGATGATTCTCCCGAGGGTTCAGTTTGGGTCTGTCTGTGCTTGATTCTTCCCTGAAACTGTCACTCACCTTCCTCTTCACATCAAAGGGCAGGGTGAAGACCAGTGACCAGTAGAATGAGAGCTCCAGCATGTAGTACCAGAACAGGGAGGGCTGGAGAGGCTGTGAGGCGGAAGAGACAGTGATAAATACCCATCAGATAAAGTAGAGCAAGGGCTGGAAGTGCAGACTCCTTCCTAGGAAAAAGAATATCAGacaaccaaaccaacaaaactcGTTCTTGCAGCTTCAGGGGGAAATACTTCAAGTGAACAATGTGGTTACTGACTGAAAAGTCATCATGCTGAGGCGGAGACAAATAGCAGGGGAAATTCCATTTTGTTGCATCATGTGGAACATTTAGGGAACCACCGggaatattctgaatatttttaggATTTCTTCAGCACTGTGCAGATTCCTGAGCAGTCAGTACAGTTTTAAAAACTATGTAAACCATTTCACCCTGGTGAAATAGGTAAGTAGTAACTAAATAAATCATTCCCTTTTTAGGATTCAAGGAGAGGCTTCAGACACCTTGTACTCTATCacagatttttcagtttaattaaaCTAATGGGGGGAAAGTGCAATCCTAGTGTGAACAGTAATTTGCATTCTTCTGAGTGATTTTTCTGGGGTTTTACAGCTGGAAAACTAAAAGCTTAGATTCAGTCAGCATGGTATGTGTTATTTAACAAGTAATTTTTCACTGTTGTAGCACTATATGGCCTCCTTAAACCCAAacctgtttgattaaaaaaaattactatgacTAAAGGGGCTTTGCA
The Strix uralensis isolate ZFMK-TIS-50842 chromosome 27, bStrUra1, whole genome shotgun sequence DNA segment above includes these coding regions:
- the LOC141935308 gene encoding ceramide synthase 2-like isoform X2, encoding MAVSKPGLCAIIPDAQAQWIQKLTKQDIAFPNLVSFWILQHRAQDNRIQVSLAIALPLSSKLGVKDKQRPKAQPIPVLETFYSTRCKNPEEGELISLAKRCDLPVRKVERWFRCRRNIDRPSLSKKFCEACWRFTFYMISFFTGLAVLYDKPWLWDHRECWTGYPQQPLQPSLFWYYMLELSFYWSLVFTLPFDVKRKDFKEQIVHHAATIFLISFSYCANYIRIGTLVLVIHDASDCFLEPTKIFNYMKWKKTCDSLFMIFSAVFLISRLVIFPYTVLYNTYYYSMEIFQPFFGYYFVNALLIILQLLHVFWSCLIIHMVYKFILQGTMEKDMRSDTEESDKDEEREKIREKEKNGITYFSNVTSNSYMQRNGSEPLNNRTHLTNGHVKER
- the LOC141935308 gene encoding ceramide synthase 4-like isoform X1; the protein is MNPDITRMARSLYDWLWQHEFWLPPGITWQDMQESEDVHYPQPRDLLLSIPFALILVVIRCAFERAIALPLSSKLGVKDKQRPKAQPIPVLETFYSTRCKNPEEGELISLAKRCDLPVRKVERWFRCRRNIDRPSLSKKFCEACWRFTFYMISFFTGLAVLYDKPWLWDHRECWTGYPQQPLQPSLFWYYMLELSFYWSLVFTLPFDVKRKDFKEQIVHHAATIFLISFSYCANYIRIGTLVLVIHDASDCFLEPTKIFNYMKWKKTCDSLFMIFSAVFLISRLVIFPYTVLYNTYYYSMEIFQPFFGYYFVNALLIILQLLHVFWSCLIIHMVYKFILQGTMEKDMRSDTEESDKDEEREKIREKEKNGITYFSNVTSNSYMQRNGSEPLNNRTHLTNGHVKER